A single window of Nicotiana sylvestris chromosome 5, ASM39365v2, whole genome shotgun sequence DNA harbors:
- the LOC138869635 gene encoding uncharacterized protein, which translates to MPHYSQPITSTAESDDKSSLIQNLVAEIKKLTSRVQGNKGVEGLNYEDLCVQPDVEIPEGYKPPKFEMFDGKRDPRVHLRMYCDKLVGVGRDDKIRMKLFMRSLKGDVLSWYISQDAKKWTSWVNMASDCMDRFRFNTENAPGVFYIQNLKKKPTETFREYATRWRSEAAKVRPALEEEQMNRFFIRAQDPQYYERLMLIEGQKFSDIIKLG; encoded by the coding sequence ATGCCGCACTACAGTCAGCCAATCACAAGTACAGCCGAGTCAGATGACAAGAGTTCCCTCATTCAGAATTTGGTCGCGGAgattaagaagttgactagccgggtTCAAGGTAACAAAGGTGTCGAAGGGTTGAATTACGAAGATCTCTgtgttcagccagatgttgagatcccggaggggtacaaaccccccaagttcgagatgttcgatggTAAACGTGATCCCAGGGTCCACTTGAGAATgtattgtgacaagttggtaggagtcggaagggacgacaaaatccgcatgaagctgttcatgaggagtttgaagggtgaTGTTTTATCATGGTATATTAGCCAGGATGCAAAGAAATGGACTAGTTGGGTGAACATGGCGTCTGACTGTATGgaccggtttaggttcaacactgaGAACGCACCAggtgtgttctatatccagaatctgaagaagaagcccacagagacctttcgcgaatatgctactcgttggaggtcagaagctgctaaggtcagaccggccttggaggaagaacaaatgaacaggtttttcatCCGTGCTCAGGATCCGCAATACTACGAGAGGCTGATGCTAATAGAGGGCCAaaagttctccgacatcatcaagttgggataa